The following nucleotide sequence is from Acinetobacter equi.
AGGTGGACTCAATCTTAATTGATGAAGCCCGTACACCATTAATTATTTCTGGGCAGAGTGAAGACTCTTCTCAACTATATGCTGCAATTAACTCAATTCCAGCTAAATTACGTCCTCAAAAAGAAGAAAAAGTGCCAGATGGCGGTCATTTCTGGATTGATGAAAAGCAACGTTCAGTTGAAATGACTGAAGTTGGTTATGAGACTGTAGAGGCAGAACTTATTGCAATGGGGTTGTTGGCTGAAGGTGAAAGCTTGTATTCGGCTGCGAATCTTAATTTGGTTCATCATGTTTCAGCAGCAATTCGTGCACACTTTCTTTTCCAACGTAATGTTCACTACATTATTCACGAAGGCGAAGTGATTATTGTTGATGAAAATACTGGCCGTACAATGCCTGGTCGTCGTTGGTCAGAAGGTTTGCATCAAGCTGTTGAAGCCAAAGAAGGTTTAGAAATTCAACCAGAAAACCAAACATTAGCAACAACGACTTTCCAAAACTATTTCCGTTTGTATAAAAAGCTTTCAGGTATGACAGGTACAGCCGATACTGAAGCTTCGGAAATGAAAGAAATTTATGGCTTAGATGTTGTTCTTATTCCAACGCATCGACCAATGGTACGTAAGGATTTAAATGATTTAATTTATTTGAATCGTAATGGTAAATATTCTGCAATTACTAAAGAGATTCAAAGTATTCAAGAGTCTGGTGTTGCACCAATCTTAATTGGTACAGCAACGATTGAAGCATCTGAAATTTTATCAGATAAACTTCGTCAAGCGGGCATTGTTCATGAAGTCTTGAATGCAAAACAACATGAGCGTGAAGCAGATATTATTGCGCAAGCAGGTGCACCACGTGCCGTAACAATTGCAACGAACATGGCAGGTCGTGGTACAGATATTTTACTTGGTGGTAACTGGAAAGTTCTACTCTCTAAAATTGAAAATCCAACACCTGAAGATGAGCAGCGTTTAAAAGATGAATGGGAGGCAAACCATGAAGCGGTATTAGCTTCAGGTGGTCTACACATCATTGGTTCAGAACGTCATGAATCACGTCGTATTGATAATCAGTTACGTGGTCGTGCTGGTCGTCAAGGTGACCCTGGTGTTTCTCGCTTCTTCTTATCTTTAGAAGATGATTTAATGCGTATTTTTGCGGGTGATCGTATCATTGCGATGATGCGTGCAATGGGCTTAAAAGAAGATGAAGCAATTGAACATAAAATGGTTTCTCGTTCAATTGAGAATGCACAACGTAAAGTAGAAGCACGTAACTTTGATATTCGTAAGAACTTATTGAAGTACGATGATGTAAATAATGAGCAACGTAAAATTATTTATTCACAGCGTGATGAAATCCTTGCGGCTGAGTCACTACATGACTACATTGAAGAAATGTATCATGATGTAATGTCAGGTATGATTGCAAATTATATTCCACCAGAGTCTATTCATGATCAGTGGGATATTCCTGGTCTAGAACAAGCTTTACATGAAGATTTAGGTATTTCACTTCCAATTGGTAAATGGTTAGAAGAAGATCGTCGCTTAGATGAAGAGGCATTGGTTCGTCGTATTACTGATGAAGTACTGAAACGCTATAATGATCGTCGTGAGCAGATGGGGCCAGAATCTTCTGCAATGCTAGAAAGACACTTCACATTAGGTTCATTAGATCGTCATTGGAAAGATCATCTTGCTGCAATGGATTATTTACGCCAAGGTATTCACTTACGTGGATACGCGCAAAAGAACCCAGAGCAAGAGTATAAAAAAGAAGCATTTAATTTATTTGTAAATATGTTAGGTGTGATTAAATCAGATGTTGTGATGGATCTATCTCGTGTTCATGTTCCAACTGCGGAAGAATTGGCTGAATTAGAAGCACAGAAACAAGCGCAAGCACAGGCAATGCAATTCAATTTATCTCATCAAAGTCTTGATGATGAAGTTGATGGTGAAGCTGTAGAACGCTCTAATTCAGATGCTCAGCAAGTAATACCACCAGTAAGCCGAAACTCACCATGTCCATGTGGTTCAGGTCAGAAATATAAACAGTGTCACGGTAGAATTTAATTATTTTATTAAAAAAGGCAGGATTTAATATCCTGCTTTTTTTAAGAGAAATTTGATAATTATTTTATTACTATGGAATTTTTTCAAATTAAATGTTATTAACTCTCCTATTGAGAATTAAGACGGATGATCAATGAAAAAATTAATTAGTACTTTGTTATTAATAACTATAGTTATTCCAATATCTGCAATTGCAAATCCAGCAGCACAACAAGTTCCAGTAAATAATGGACAGGTAACATTAGAAAGCCCTAGAACGGGAATTCAATATACTATTCCAAATCCGGATCAAAGATCTGTTGTAATGCAAACACAAGCGATTGAAGCAGCTAACTCAGTTACAGCAGATCGTATTATTGCTTCAAACCCAGCATTATCAATTGAAAGTCAAGAACAAGCGAAACAAGCATTGGTTAATCTAACTAAATAAATTTGTTAAGCGAGTGTGAAAAAAGCTAGACCAAGTGTCTGGCTTTTTTGTTGCTTAAGGATGTGGGATTAAAATTACATTTGCTAAAAGCTAGGAGCTACTCGATTTTTTTATCATTTTGAACTAAGCTCTATTTTTAATAATCTGAATTGGATATAAAAATGGCAGTTGGTGACGTATCTATGCCACAGATGCATGTGGTTAAAGGTGTAAAAATTGGTACCGCGGAAGCGTATGTGCGTTATCAGAACCGACGTGACCTTGTTATTTTCGAATTTTCAGAAGGCACACAAGTTGCTGGTGTATTTACACAAAATGCATTCTGTGCAGCACCTGTTCATTTATCTAAAGCACATTTGCTTGCTGGAAACCCACGTTACTTAGTTATTAATACAGGTAATGCGAATGCAGGTACTGGTAAAATTGGTATGCAAAATGCAGAAGCAACATGTGCAAAGCTTGCTGAATTGGCAAATGTTAAAGTAACAGAGATTTTACCATTTTCAACAGGTGTTATTGGTGAACAATTACCAATCGAGCGTCTTGTAAAAGGTTTGCAACCAGCCTTAGATAATCTAAATGAAAATGCTTGGTTGGATGCCGCAACAGGTATTATGACCACAGATACTACACCTAAAGGTGCATCAGAACAGTTTGTTCTAGATGGTGTTACTTATACCATGACTGGCATCTCTAAAGGTGCAGGCATGATTCGTCCTAATATGGCAACGATGTTGAGCTATGTTGCTACAGATGCACCGATTAGTCGTGAACTTGTTCAATTGTTATTAAAAGAAACTGTCAATGTTTCTTTTAATAGAATAACTGTTGATGGTGATACATCTACGAATGACTCATGTATTTTTGCTGCAACAGGTCAAGCAGGTGGCATTGAAATTAACTCAGTAAATGATGCTCGTTATTCTGTTGTATTGGGTGTACTTACACGTGTAATGAAGCGTTTAGCACAACTCATTGTTCGTGATGGTGAGGGTGCAACTAAATTTATCACCGTTGCTGTAGAGGGTGGTGCAAATACACAAGAATGTTGTGACATCGCTTATAGTATTGCTCATTCACCTTTAGTTAAGACAGCGATCTTCGCTTCAGATCCAAACTGGGGACGTATACTTGCTGCAATTGGTTACGCAGGTGTTCCAAATTTAGATGTTGAAAAAATTCAAGTTTGGTTAGATGATGTACAAATCTGTAAAGATGGTGGTGCAGCAGAAGATTATACCGAAGAAGCTGGTGCTCACGTTATGTCTCAATCAGAAATGACCATTCGTGTTGATTTGGGACGTGGGGATGCTAAAGATACGGTTTATACTTGTGACCTATCTTATGATTATGTGAAGATCAATGCAGACTATCGATCTTAACATTCTTTGATTAAAAGCCTCCTTTAAGGAGGCTTTTTTATATCAGAATTTTTTTACTAACTGGTCAATTTTATTGATCAGTATTGAGGAATCTACCCCAGGTATGGGCAAAAGGACAGAGAAGATCATGATGAATAATGCGACGAATTTAATTGCAAATGAAGCAAAATCAATTGTACAAGCGCATTTAGATCGACTAGGCGAGCCAAAAGTGAGCTTAATGAGTGAAGAAATAAAACAACGGAAGTTTGAGCAAATTCAAGCAGAACTAAAAAAAAGAAATGCAGTATTAGTTGCGCATTATTATTGCGATCCAGAGGTACAAGAACTTGCAGAAATTACTGGTGGATGTGTATCGGATTCTTTAGAAATGGCACGCTTTGGTCGAGATCATGAAGCACAGACATTGGTGGTTGCTGGTGTCAAATTTATGGGAGAAACAGCAAAAATTTTATCTCCTGAAAAAACAATTTTAATGCCAACTTTAGAGGCGACATGCTCTTTAGATTTAGGCTGTCCTATTGATGAATTTACTCGATTTTGTGATGAACACCCAGATCATACAGTTGTAGTGTATGCCAACACATCTGCAGCAGTTAAAGCACGTGCGGATTGGGTGGTAACATCGAGTTGTGCTGTAGAAATTATTGAGCATTTAGATAGCTTAGGTGAAAAAATTATTTGGGCACCTGATCAGCATTTGGGGCGTTACATTCAGAAGAAAACAGGTGCTGACATGTTGCTTTGGGATGGAGCTTGTATTGTTCATGAGGAATTCCGTGCACGTGGTATTGATAAGATGAAAGCGCTTTATCCTGATGCGGCAGTACTTGTTCATCCCGAATCACCAGAATCGGTTATTGATATTGCTGATGCAGTGGGAAGTACATCTCAATTGATACAAGCTGCACAAAGACTTCCGAATGAAAGGTTGATTGTTGCTACTGATCGTGGAATTTTTTATAAAATGCAACAAGTAGTACCACATAAGATTCTTATTGAGGCGCCTACAGCAGGGGAAGGGGCTACATGTAGATCTTGTGCACATTGTCCATGGATGGCAATGAATGAATTAGATGGTATTTTGAATGTTTTGCAAAATAATGATCAAGAAATCTTTGTTGATCCTGCTTTAGGGGAGAAGGCGAAGCTACCTTTAGATCGAATGTTGAGCTTTAGCGCAAGCTTGAAACGTTAAATTTGAACAAAAAATACCTAAAATGCTTGATAAATATACGGTTGAAGCATTTTTTTAAATTTTTTTAAATATAGGTGTTGACGTCTCGCTGCGTCGCGCCTAGAATGCACACCGTACCGCACGATATGCGATACGAAAGCTGAGATGAACGGAGCATAGCACAGCCTGGTAGTGCACCTGGTTTGGGACCAGGGGGTCGTAGGTTCGAATCCTACTGCTCCGACCAATTCCTCAAGGCGAATCGCATGATAAATATATCATCGGTCATGCGCCTGTAGCTCAGTTGGATAGAGCATCCGCCTTCTAAGCGGATGGTCACAGGTTCGAATCCTGTCAGGCGCGCCATTTGGTAGCTTGGTATATTAGAGCCAAATAATGGTGGATGTAGCTCAGTTGGTAGAGCCCTGGATTGTGATTCCAGTTGTCGCGGGTTCGAATCCCGTCATTCACCCCAACTTTTATAGTTGAAATCGGAGCATAGCACAGCCTGGTAGTGCACCTGGTTTGGGACCAGGGGGTCGTAGGTTCGAATCCTACTGCTCCGACCATTTAAAAGATCCGCTTAAGTGCGGTTTTTTTATTTCTGAATTTTATGTAAACAAAAAAGCTCCATATTATTTTGGAGCTTTTTTATTGAGTAAAAAGTAGTTTTTGCTTAAGGAATAATAACAATGTTTACTCTGCGATTAACTGCTCGCTTTTCAATGTTATCATTGTTGCTTAGGGGTTGAGTTGCTCCTCGTCCTATAGTTTGAATATCTGAACTGCGGAAGCCATGTTGAACAAAGACTTCTTTGACTGTCTCTGCACGTTTTTTGGATAAAGCATGGTTGTATTCAGGGGTGCCTATATTATCTGTATGACCAATGATTTTTAGTCGTTTTAAATCATATTTTTTCAATGTTTCAGAGAGTTGCTCGATTTGAGAGATTTTACTTTCATTAATTGTTGATTTGTTGAATTCAAATAATAATTGTTCTGGTAATGCTAGGCTCCAGCCATCTTCAGTAAGATTGAATCCTTCTTTCTGTAATAGTTGTTTTTGCTTGCTCGATAAGCCTTTAGTCGCACAAGCAACAAGTATTAAACCGATTAAAGCGAATGAGAAAATTTTTGTAAATTGTTTGAGCATAAGGTCGAATCCTAATTAAGATGCAATAAACCAACGCTTAGGCAGTATTTTTGCTTTGTACATAGAACTATCGGCTTCAGCTATAAGGGTTTCTGGTGTTGTAAACAGTTTTCCTAATGCTATACCAATACTAAAACTGAAATAAATTTCTTGATCTGAATGAATAATTGGTTTTTTACATGTATTTAGAAGATTTTCGCAAATTAAGATCAAATTGTCTTTATTTTTTACGTTATACAATAAAACTGCAAACTCATCACCTCCAATACGGGCAATAAAGTCATCAGATCTTAAACTGGATCTGAGTC
It contains:
- the nadA gene encoding quinolinate synthase NadA yields the protein MNNATNLIANEAKSIVQAHLDRLGEPKVSLMSEEIKQRKFEQIQAELKKRNAVLVAHYYCDPEVQELAEITGGCVSDSLEMARFGRDHEAQTLVVAGVKFMGETAKILSPEKTILMPTLEATCSLDLGCPIDEFTRFCDEHPDHTVVVYANTSAAVKARADWVVTSSCAVEIIEHLDSLGEKIIWAPDQHLGRYIQKKTGADMLLWDGACIVHEEFRARGIDKMKALYPDAAVLVHPESPESVIDIADAVGSTSQLIQAAQRLPNERLIVATDRGIFYKMQQVVPHKILIEAPTAGEGATCRSCAHCPWMAMNELDGILNVLQNNDQEIFVDPALGEKAKLPLDRMLSFSASLKR
- the secA gene encoding preprotein translocase subunit SecA encodes the protein MLASLIGGIFGTKNERELKRMRKIVEKINALEPTISALNDADLSAKTEEFKQRHKNGESLDKLMPEAFAVCREAAKRIMGMRHYDVQLIGGITLHEGKIAEMRTGEGKTLMGTLACYLNAISGEGVHVITVNDYLAQRDAELNRPLFEFLGLSIGIIYSMQDPMEKSEAYKADITYGTNNEFGFDYLRDNMVFSLAEKKQRGLTYAIIDEVDSILIDEARTPLIISGQSEDSSQLYAAINSIPAKLRPQKEEKVPDGGHFWIDEKQRSVEMTEVGYETVEAELIAMGLLAEGESLYSAANLNLVHHVSAAIRAHFLFQRNVHYIIHEGEVIIVDENTGRTMPGRRWSEGLHQAVEAKEGLEIQPENQTLATTTFQNYFRLYKKLSGMTGTADTEASEMKEIYGLDVVLIPTHRPMVRKDLNDLIYLNRNGKYSAITKEIQSIQESGVAPILIGTATIEASEILSDKLRQAGIVHEVLNAKQHEREADIIAQAGAPRAVTIATNMAGRGTDILLGGNWKVLLSKIENPTPEDEQRLKDEWEANHEAVLASGGLHIIGSERHESRRIDNQLRGRAGRQGDPGVSRFFLSLEDDLMRIFAGDRIIAMMRAMGLKEDEAIEHKMVSRSIENAQRKVEARNFDIRKNLLKYDDVNNEQRKIIYSQRDEILAAESLHDYIEEMYHDVMSGMIANYIPPESIHDQWDIPGLEQALHEDLGISLPIGKWLEEDRRLDEEALVRRITDEVLKRYNDRREQMGPESSAMLERHFTLGSLDRHWKDHLAAMDYLRQGIHLRGYAQKNPEQEYKKEAFNLFVNMLGVIKSDVVMDLSRVHVPTAEELAELEAQKQAQAQAMQFNLSHQSLDDEVDGEAVERSNSDAQQVIPPVSRNSPCPCGSGQKYKQCHGRI
- a CDS encoding OmpA family protein, whose product is MLKQFTKIFSFALIGLILVACATKGLSSKQKQLLQKEGFNLTEDGWSLALPEQLLFEFNKSTINESKISQIEQLSETLKKYDLKRLKIIGHTDNIGTPEYNHALSKKRAETVKEVFVQHGFRSSDIQTIGRGATQPLSNNDNIEKRAVNRRVNIVIIP
- the argJ gene encoding bifunctional glutamate N-acetyltransferase/amino-acid acetyltransferase ArgJ — translated: MAVGDVSMPQMHVVKGVKIGTAEAYVRYQNRRDLVIFEFSEGTQVAGVFTQNAFCAAPVHLSKAHLLAGNPRYLVINTGNANAGTGKIGMQNAEATCAKLAELANVKVTEILPFSTGVIGEQLPIERLVKGLQPALDNLNENAWLDAATGIMTTDTTPKGASEQFVLDGVTYTMTGISKGAGMIRPNMATMLSYVATDAPISRELVQLLLKETVNVSFNRITVDGDTSTNDSCIFAATGQAGGIEINSVNDARYSVVLGVLTRVMKRLAQLIVRDGEGATKFITVAVEGGANTQECCDIAYSIAHSPLVKTAIFASDPNWGRILAAIGYAGVPNLDVEKIQVWLDDVQICKDGGAAEDYTEEAGAHVMSQSEMTIRVDLGRGDAKDTVYTCDLSYDYVKINADYRS